In Methanosphaera sp. ISO3-F5, a genomic segment contains:
- a CDS encoding NAD(P)/FAD-dependent oxidoreductase has product MMEYKTDILVVGAGPSGSLAAREASKNGADVILIDLKSEIGSPKRCAEGVSKQGLIDLGIQPDPRWIARKSNGVRLVSPDQTSVWLSEDTIELPESGYILERKVFDKHMAMDAARAGAKIMIKTRATGLKRVDDGIVVTAEHMGEEIEIFAHIVIAADGPGSRIGRWAGLDCNTKFDNMESCVQYEMAGLEMENNNVIQLYFGSVAPGGYTWIFPKGEDIANVGIGVLKTHTDKTAIEHLDEFIKNCPETQHAQPVEINVGGDPVGGVIKERYGDNILVVGDAAGFVNPLTGGGINSALESGAYAGIVAAQAISDKDYSKKNLKEYEKLTDEHIGKNYNKYKKAKEYLLSLSDEELDKIAHEFVKVDIDEISPKTLIKMLIKVSPKALLKLGKLF; this is encoded by the coding sequence ATGATGGAATATAAAACTGATATTTTAGTAGTGGGAGCAGGACCTTCCGGATCATTAGCTGCTAGAGAAGCTAGTAAAAATGGTGCTGATGTAATACTAATTGACTTAAAATCAGAGATAGGTTCACCAAAAAGATGTGCTGAAGGAGTATCCAAACAAGGATTAATAGACCTTGGAATTCAACCAGACCCAAGATGGATTGCAAGAAAATCAAATGGAGTGAGATTAGTATCACCAGACCAGACAAGTGTATGGTTAAGTGAAGATACAATAGAATTACCAGAATCTGGATACATACTGGAAAGAAAAGTATTCGATAAACACATGGCTATGGATGCAGCACGTGCAGGTGCAAAAATAATGATTAAAACACGTGCCACAGGTCTTAAAAGAGTAGATGATGGAATTGTTGTAACTGCTGAACATATGGGTGAAGAAATAGAAATATTTGCACATATAGTTATAGCTGCTGACGGACCAGGTTCACGTATAGGCAGATGGGCAGGTCTTGACTGTAATACTAAATTTGATAACATGGAATCATGTGTACAATATGAAATGGCCGGGCTTGAAATGGAAAACAATAATGTTATCCAGTTATACTTTGGAAGTGTAGCACCAGGAGGATATACCTGGATTTTCCCTAAAGGAGAAGATATTGCAAATGTAGGAATTGGTGTTTTAAAAACTCATACTGATAAAACTGCAATTGAACATTTAGATGAATTTATTAAAAATTGTCCGGAAACACAGCACGCACAGCCTGTTGAAATAAATGTTGGTGGAGACCCTGTTGGTGGAGTAATCAAAGAACGTTATGGTGACAACATATTAGTTGTTGGAGATGCTGCAGGATTTGTAAACCCATTAACTGGTGGTGGAATAAACAGTGCATTAGAATCAGGAGCATATGCAGGTATTGTTGCAGCTCAAGCAATTTCTGACAAAGATTACAGTAAAAAGAATCTTAAAGAATATGAAAAACTTACTGATGAACACATTGGTAAAAATTATAATAAATATAAAAAAGCTAAAGAATATTTATTATCCCTTAGTGATGAAGAATTAGATAAAATAGCTCATGAATTCGTTAAAGTTGATATTGACGAGATTAGTCCTAAAACTTTAATTAAAATGCTTATAAAAGTTTCACCTAAAGCATTACTAAAATTAGGTAAACTCTTCTAA
- a CDS encoding 4Fe-4S binding protein: MIIKEYCMYCGACAGVCVSDAIDVQELKIVVDDEKCTKCGLCVKACPVAALSLE, encoded by the coding sequence ATGATTATAAAAGAATATTGTATGTACTGTGGAGCTTGTGCAGGTGTATGTGTATCTGATGCTATAGATGTACAAGAACTTAAAATAGTAGTTGATGATGAAAAATGTACTAAATGTGGTTTATGTGTAAAAGCATGCCCAGTAGCAGCATTATCATTAGAATAA
- a CDS encoding TIGR04165 family Cys-rich peptide, whose amino-acid sequence MKIEELLKPCPECGSKDKTQHRDFEKEFLAYGHNGELKCTNCGHIFITRDEAIDIRRAEESKNDEE is encoded by the coding sequence ATGAAAATAGAAGAGTTATTAAAACCTTGTCCAGAATGTGGATCAAAAGATAAAACTCAACATAGAGATTTTGAAAAAGAATTTCTTGCATATGGACACAACGGTGAACTAAAATGTACCAATTGTGGCCACATTTTTATTACAAGAGATGAAGCAATAGATATTAGAAGAGCTGAAGAATCTAAAAATGACGAAGAATAG
- the sfsA gene encoding DNA/RNA nuclease SfsA, which translates to MIIEDLILGKYISRPNRFTVTFKNEENNIEIAHLHDPGRLKELLIEDTPILLRFVPTYNKTGRKTKYDVIGIYYDDEWLLLNSSFHNKLVQELVDNKEIPQLKDFHIEKPEYTYGKSRLDFLLKNDNNDELFLEVKGCTLVIDGEARFPDAPTSRGKKHVEELIKIKRDGKLSCIIILILQNKAEFFTPNYDTDPDFSLALEEAYNSGVQILPTHIITRFEDNTLKLYYSQILPLYFR; encoded by the coding sequence GTGATAATTGAAGATTTGATTTTAGGAAAATATATTTCAAGACCTAATCGTTTTACCGTAACTTTTAAAAATGAGGAGAATAACATTGAAATTGCACATTTACATGATCCGGGCAGACTTAAAGAGTTATTAATAGAGGATACTCCTATTTTATTAAGATTTGTCCCAACATATAATAAAACTGGTAGAAAAACCAAGTATGATGTTATAGGAATATATTATGATGATGAATGGTTATTATTAAACAGTAGTTTTCATAATAAGTTAGTTCAAGAATTAGTTGATAATAAGGAAATACCCCAATTGAAAGATTTTCATATTGAAAAACCAGAATATACTTATGGTAAAAGCAGACTTGATTTTCTTTTAAAAAATGATAATAATGATGAACTGTTCTTAGAGGTTAAGGGATGTACACTAGTAATTGATGGGGAAGCCAGATTTCCTGATGCACCAACCAGTAGGGGTAAAAAGCATGTTGAAGAATTAATTAAAATTAAGAGGGATGGAAAACTTAGTTGTATTATAATATTAATCTTACAGAACAAGGCAGAATTTTTCACACCAAATTATGATACAGACCCTGACTTTAGTTTAGCATTAGAAGAAGCATATAATAGTGGCGTCCAAATTTTACCAACACATATTATCACAAGATTTGAAGACAATACATTGAAGTTATATTATAGTCAAATATTACCATTATATTTCAGATGA
- a CDS encoding SIS domain-containing protein, with translation MQYEMYQEIMDQPISLRRTIDSEKDHLEAIAKKFSDLDKIFLIGCGSSISTCYTIKDAIKSISNIDIDVQTGFEFVEHQYLDKGCNMGMIVTSQSGETSDTLSALRKAKEHGIITVSITNMPESSMAKEADGSVITLCEEEHAILGTKTYITQLFALYAIFFNMVESERAQKVLKQLYDIPDLVESLLKSTEEENKKLAEQNKDVDLFYCMGGGVNFGLAYKLAMTMFMEGSLKHACPVYAGEFRHGLIERVEKGVTVVFLKSGEEYDKVTLRAINFCKDLGVNNIIFDVTNYADIDSLLTPFALIVPLEWFIYHLSIYNGEDPGSTRHIGKVRY, from the coding sequence ATGCAATATGAAATGTATCAAGAAATAATGGATCAACCTATTTCTTTAAGAAGAACCATCGATTCAGAAAAAGATCATCTTGAAGCAATAGCTAAAAAATTCAGTGATTTAGATAAAATATTCTTAATAGGTTGTGGAAGTTCTATATCAACTTGTTATACAATAAAAGATGCTATCAAATCAATATCTAACATAGACATAGATGTTCAAACAGGTTTCGAATTTGTAGAACACCAATATCTAGATAAAGGATGTAACATGGGAATGATAGTTACTTCACAATCCGGAGAAACATCAGATACTCTATCAGCACTGCGTAAAGCAAAAGAACATGGTATTATAACAGTATCAATCACAAACATGCCTGAAAGTTCAATGGCAAAAGAAGCAGACGGAAGTGTTATAACATTATGTGAAGAAGAACATGCTATACTCGGAACAAAAACATATATAACACAACTATTCGCATTATATGCAATATTCTTTAACATGGTAGAATCTGAAAGAGCACAAAAAGTATTAAAACAATTATATGATATTCCAGATTTAGTAGAATCATTGCTAAAATCAACAGAAGAAGAAAATAAAAAGTTAGCTGAACAAAACAAGGATGTTGACTTATTCTACTGTATGGGTGGAGGAGTTAACTTTGGTTTAGCTTACAAACTTGCAATGACTATGTTCATGGAAGGATCACTTAAACATGCATGTCCAGTTTATGCAGGAGAATTTAGACATGGATTAATAGAACGTGTAGAAAAAGGAGTAACAGTCGTATTCCTAAAATCCGGTGAGGAATATGATAAAGTAACACTAAGAGCCATAAACTTCTGTAAAGATTTAGGTGTGAACAATATAATCTTTGATGTAACAAATTATGCTGATATAGATTCATTATTAACACCATTTGCATTAATAGTTCCTCTCGAATGGTTTATTTATCATTTATCAATATATAATGGGGAAGATCCTGGAAGCACAAGACATATAGGTAAAGTTCGATATTAA
- a CDS encoding DUF1611 domain-containing protein: MNSIKSSEDLEQLSPFIIIGAGGGGEKFSNFTGVETAGFLDDSKDKQGKEFLGHIVGSNLKTLVEETNSKSVAIMLPIGAEGAALKYAVQAIDLGQNVVTSFRSLPLEENPAILKFANQKGVQIKQISSRLDNVEKIMGIAPEKVTETLPKITYVHKKPVIFVGGTSQECGKRTTTRKLGEIAKEMGLKAIIFSTDEMGFEKPTDINFRAGSLSVMDVPAAVMGTIKYMEENEDPDIIFIEGQSSLTETGNPHPKGLSASILFGAMPDAVVLCHRPNHPYREPIGIQAELTAIEAVEPTKVIALSINRRNDNEYSLEETENEFNLPTVDIHTDSNGGLKRLIETILEYVGDN; this comes from the coding sequence TTGAATTCAATAAAATCAAGTGAAGACTTAGAACAACTAAGTCCATTTATAATAATAGGAGCTGGTGGAGGAGGAGAAAAATTTTCTAACTTCACAGGAGTAGAAACAGCGGGATTTCTCGATGATTCCAAAGATAAACAAGGAAAAGAATTTCTAGGACATATAGTAGGATCAAACTTAAAAACATTAGTAGAAGAAACAAATTCCAAATCCGTTGCAATAATGTTACCAATAGGTGCAGAAGGAGCAGCATTAAAATATGCAGTACAAGCAATAGACCTGGGACAAAATGTAGTAACATCATTCAGATCACTACCATTAGAAGAAAACCCTGCAATACTAAAATTTGCCAACCAAAAAGGAGTACAAATAAAACAGATTAGCTCCAGATTAGATAATGTAGAGAAAATAATGGGAATAGCTCCAGAAAAAGTAACAGAAACACTACCAAAAATAACATATGTTCACAAAAAACCAGTAATATTCGTTGGAGGAACATCCCAAGAATGTGGAAAAAGAACAACAACACGAAAACTCGGTGAAATTGCAAAAGAAATGGGATTAAAAGCAATAATCTTCTCAACAGATGAAATGGGATTTGAAAAACCAACAGATATTAACTTCAGAGCAGGAAGTCTATCTGTTATGGACGTACCCGCAGCAGTAATGGGAACAATAAAATATATGGAAGAAAATGAAGACCCTGACATAATATTTATTGAAGGCCAATCCAGTCTTACAGAAACAGGAAATCCACATCCAAAAGGATTATCCGCATCCATACTATTTGGTGCAATGCCTGATGCAGTAGTACTATGTCACAGACCAAACCATCCATACAGAGAACCAATCGGAATTCAAGCAGAACTAACAGCAATAGAAGCTGTAGAACCAACAAAAGTTATAGCTTTATCCATAAACAGAAGAAATGATAATGAATACTCATTAGAAGAAACAGAAAATGAATTTAATCTACCTACCGTTGACATACACACAGACTCAAATGGTGGATTAAAAAGATTAATTGAAACAATTCTAGAATATGTGGGGGACAACTAA
- a CDS encoding TatD family hydrolase — MIDAHLHADCRPYENFKEMNMAGIDAVVSLAHDPLEMSQSIVSIEHLNRIVYDESKRVEQANIKYYCGVGIHPRAIPHDYDVVLDKLPEYMKEDHVIAVGEIGLETTSELEQEVFIKQLKFADENNYNVIVHTPRTNKAEVTETTIKLLKENIKPELVQLDHIDFSIVNMAIDTGFTLGITVQPLKMSPSDTVKMLDEFGFDKFVLDSDISSAPSNHLSIAETKHELIKNGFGQKEIDKVTYKNVIDFHNLE; from the coding sequence ATGATTGATGCACATTTACATGCTGATTGTAGGCCTTACGAAAATTTTAAAGAAATGAACATGGCAGGTATTGATGCGGTTGTATCTCTTGCACATGACCCTCTTGAGATGAGTCAATCCATTGTCAGTATTGAACATTTAAACCGTATTGTTTACGATGAATCTAAACGAGTTGAACAAGCAAATATTAAATATTATTGTGGTGTTGGTATTCATCCACGTGCAATACCACATGATTACGATGTTGTATTAGATAAATTACCTGAGTATATGAAAGAGGACCATGTTATCGCGGTTGGAGAAATTGGTCTTGAAACTACAAGTGAACTTGAACAGGAAGTATTTATTAAACAATTAAAATTTGCGGATGAAAACAATTATAATGTTATTGTTCATACACCACGTACAAATAAGGCAGAAGTTACTGAAACTACGATTAAATTACTTAAGGAAAATATTAAGCCAGAACTTGTACAATTGGATCATATTGATTTCAGTATTGTTAATATGGCAATTGATACTGGTTTTACTCTTGGCATAACTGTTCAACCACTTAAAATGTCACCTTCTGATACTGTGAAAATGTTAGATGAGTTTGGTTTTGACAAATTTGTATTAGATAGTGATATTAGTTCAGCACCATCAAATCATTTATCAATTGCAGAAACTAAGCATGAATTGATTAAAAATGGTTTTGGTCAAAAAGAGATTGATAAAGTTACTTATAAAAATGTTATTGATTTTCATAATTTAGAATAA
- the glyS gene encoding glycine--tRNA ligase — protein MSNEKVMSILKKRGILYPSFEIYSGVAGFYDYGPLGGLLKNNIMNLWRQYYVFQEGFYEIEAPTVMPRNTLKASGHVDNFTDPMTQCTECNEVYRADHIIEAAINKEVEGLPDEKLTEIIEENNIICPDCEGKLGAVTSYNLMFKTQIGASGKQVGFMRPETAQGIFIAFKRISRFYKDKLPFGIVQLGKSYRNELSPRQGVIRLREFTQAEAEIFVDPSDKSHKNYENITDIELKLYSQKEQINEDEPIIITVNDAIKEGIVSSQMLIYQIVLANNFLSDIGIPQEAIRFRQHLPDEMAHYAIDCWDAEVKTDQYGWVEIIGIADRTDFDLKSHIAHSKEDLSVFKEYDEPVTVTVTKPSFNMKKFGPTFKGDSPKAKEFLENADVNEIKEAFETSGTYSFKIGDNTYEIDDSFVTFETKEEQIKGDRFVPHVIEPSYGIDRIIYSTLLHSYTEDKSEEGETREYLKLPAKIAPIKAAVLPLVNKEELTTIAENIEITLRSNGFITNYETSGTIGKRYARADEIGVPFAITVDYDTVEDNRVTIRNRDTFQQKRVLINQLPVIMRELIEGYKNFEDIAE, from the coding sequence TTGAGTAACGAAAAAGTTATGAGCATACTAAAAAAACGAGGAATATTATACCCTTCATTTGAAATTTATTCAGGTGTAGCAGGATTCTATGATTATGGACCATTAGGAGGATTATTAAAAAATAATATTATGAATCTTTGGAGACAATACTATGTGTTCCAAGAAGGATTCTATGAAATAGAAGCACCAACAGTAATGCCAAGAAACACCCTAAAGGCATCAGGACACGTGGATAACTTCACAGATCCTATGACACAATGTACTGAATGTAACGAAGTTTACCGTGCAGATCATATTATAGAAGCAGCAATAAATAAAGAAGTTGAAGGATTACCTGATGAAAAACTCACAGAAATTATTGAAGAAAACAACATAATATGTCCTGATTGTGAAGGAAAACTAGGTGCTGTGACAAGTTATAACCTCATGTTTAAAACACAAATAGGGGCCAGTGGAAAACAAGTAGGATTTATGAGACCAGAAACAGCACAAGGAATATTCATAGCATTTAAGAGAATAAGCAGATTCTACAAAGATAAATTACCATTTGGTATAGTTCAACTAGGAAAATCATATCGTAACGAATTATCACCAAGACAAGGAGTAATCCGTCTAAGAGAATTCACACAAGCAGAAGCAGAAATATTTGTAGATCCATCAGATAAAAGTCATAAAAATTATGAAAACATCACAGATATTGAACTTAAACTATATAGCCAAAAAGAACAAATAAATGAAGATGAACCAATTATCATCACAGTAAATGATGCAATAAAAGAAGGTATTGTTTCAAGTCAAATGCTCATATACCAGATAGTTCTTGCAAATAATTTCCTTAGTGATATTGGAATTCCACAAGAAGCAATACGTTTCAGACAACATTTACCAGATGAAATGGCACATTATGCTATAGACTGTTGGGATGCTGAAGTAAAAACTGACCAGTATGGTTGGGTAGAAATTATTGGTATAGCTGATAGAACAGACTTCGATCTTAAAAGTCATATTGCACACAGTAAAGAAGATTTATCAGTATTTAAGGAATATGATGAACCGGTAACAGTAACCGTGACAAAACCATCATTCAATATGAAAAAATTTGGTCCAACATTTAAGGGAGATTCACCAAAAGCAAAAGAATTCCTTGAAAATGCTGATGTAAATGAGATTAAAGAAGCTTTTGAAACAAGTGGAACATACTCCTTTAAAATTGGAGACAATACCTATGAGATAGATGACTCCTTTGTAACATTTGAAACCAAAGAAGAACAAATTAAGGGAGATAGATTTGTTCCCCACGTTATTGAACCATCATATGGAATTGACAGAATAATTTATTCTACACTTTTACACTCATATACTGAAGATAAAAGTGAAGAGGGTGAAACAAGAGAGTACCTGAAATTACCGGCAAAAATTGCTCCAATAAAAGCAGCAGTACTTCCACTAGTCAATAAGGAAGAATTAACAACTATTGCAGAGAATATTGAAATTACCCTAAGAAGTAATGGATTTATTACTAACTATGAGACAAGTGGAACTATTGGTAAAAGATATGCACGAGCAGATGAAATTGGTGTTCCATTTGCAATAACTGTTGATTATGATACTGTTGAAGATAATAGGGTAACCATTAGAAATCGTGACACATTCCAACAAAAAAGAGTGCTTATTAACCAGTTGCCAGTAATTATGAGAGAACTTATTGAAGGTTATAAGAATTTTGAAGATATTGCAGAATAG
- the dcd gene encoding dCTP deaminase translates to MAILSDVDIKKYLDENKIEIYPIKDEKQIQPSSVDLRLGDEFKGFKIITKPYIDPYDNTDLESYMDSFKVKEGEPFIIHPGEFTLATTYETVKLPADIVARVEGRSSMGRLGVTMHVTAGYIDPGFEGKITLEISNIGKMPVALYPGQRVCQIVFETMTTPSAKPYGHEDRDSKYMGQTGPQVSKIKQDFDIKEEKN, encoded by the coding sequence ATGGCAATACTTAGTGATGTTGATATAAAAAAATATCTAGATGAAAATAAAATAGAAATATATCCAATCAAAGATGAAAAACAAATCCAACCTTCCTCAGTAGATTTAAGATTAGGTGATGAATTTAAAGGATTTAAAATAATAACAAAACCATACATTGACCCATATGATAATACTGACCTTGAATCATACATGGATTCATTTAAAGTAAAAGAAGGCGAACCATTCATCATACATCCAGGAGAATTCACATTAGCAACCACCTATGAAACAGTGAAACTTCCTGCAGACATTGTAGCAAGAGTAGAAGGCAGATCTTCAATGGGAAGACTTGGTGTGACCATGCACGTTACAGCAGGTTACATTGATCCAGGATTTGAAGGAAAAATTACGCTAGAAATATCCAATATTGGAAAAATGCCCGTTGCATTATATCCAGGTCAACGAGTATGCCAGATAGTGTTTGAAACTATGACAACACCTTCAGCTAAGCCATACGGTCATGAAGATAGAGATAGTAAATATATGGGACAAACTGGTCCACAGGTAAGTAAAATTAAACAAGACTTTGATATTAAGGAGGAAAAAAATTGA
- a CDS encoding RNA methyltransferase produces the protein MKIYTVFVEAKTPGNIGFLARTMKNFGLKKLVLIKPCKLENSAYYQAVHARELVQDALIYDSIEEFIEDQKITTLVGTTGTAGGSYNIPRIAITPDELANNIGTGGNVALVFGREGEGLSNEELELCDVLVTIPTSDEYPIMNISHAAAIVFYEIFKHKKDYPIDEMDIADYEDKKVITKLCDEIISKLDYPSHKRKNIKIITKRIIGRAFITGRETNTLRGTLKRINNKIDSKEE, from the coding sequence TTGAAAATTTATACCGTATTTGTTGAAGCAAAAACTCCAGGTAATATTGGTTTTCTTGCAAGAACTATGAAAAATTTTGGATTAAAGAAGCTTGTTTTAATAAAACCCTGCAAACTAGAAAATAGTGCATACTATCAAGCAGTACATGCCCGAGAATTAGTTCAAGATGCACTAATATATGATTCAATTGAAGAATTCATAGAGGATCAAAAAATAACCACACTCGTTGGTACTACCGGTACTGCCGGAGGTAGTTATAACATCCCAAGAATAGCAATTACCCCCGATGAATTAGCAAATAATATTGGCACTGGAGGCAATGTTGCTCTTGTTTTTGGAAGAGAAGGAGAAGGATTAAGTAATGAAGAACTAGAATTATGTGATGTTCTTGTTACAATACCAACCAGTGACGAATATCCTATCATGAATATAAGTCATGCTGCAGCAATAGTTTTTTATGAAATATTCAAACACAAAAAAGATTATCCTATAGATGAAATGGACATTGCGGATTATGAAGATAAAAAAGTTATCACAAAATTATGTGATGAAATTATTTCTAAACTAGATTATCCTAGTCATAAAAGAAAAAACATAAAAATTATTACAAAACGAATTATTGGACGTGCATTTATTACAGGTAGAGAAACAAATACTTTACGTGGAACATTGAAACGAATAAATAATAAAATTGACTCAAAAGAGGAATAA
- a CDS encoding DUF3100 domain-containing protein, which translates to MPVKNKYNSEMDDLSEACKDYKLHLTVLFCIVIAEYIGVITLDLAGISIVLMPLLHSLVLAIAFYIAKPITWISEDQSDKSTAVMMLLIGPLLAKLAIASGQNIGIIFNAGPAILLQEVGNLGTIFAAMPVALLLGFKREAIGMTSSICREPQMAVVIDKFGFASPETKGFFTVFLIGTVLGTPFISLLTSVLAHLIPLHPFAYGMACGIGSASMNAAAVASLSTIYPQYAVQMEAFSGMANLIAMVTGMYVYIFVALPLTERLYNILEPITAKITDKKINAKRESIENEV; encoded by the coding sequence ATGCCAGTAAAAAATAAATATAATTCCGAAATGGATGATTTAAGCGAGGCGTGTAAAGATTATAAATTACATTTAACTGTTTTATTTTGTATAGTAATTGCAGAATATATAGGAGTAATTACCCTAGATTTAGCAGGTATTTCAATAGTATTAATGCCATTATTACATTCATTGGTTTTAGCCATAGCATTCTACATAGCTAAACCCATAACATGGATTTCAGAAGATCAATCAGATAAATCAACAGCAGTAATGATGCTGCTCATAGGACCCCTTTTAGCAAAACTAGCAATAGCCAGTGGACAAAACATTGGTATAATATTTAATGCAGGTCCTGCAATTTTACTACAAGAAGTAGGAAATTTAGGAACCATATTCGCAGCAATGCCTGTTGCATTACTTCTAGGATTTAAACGAGAAGCAATAGGTATGACCAGTTCAATTTGTCGTGAACCACAAATGGCTGTTGTAATTGATAAATTTGGTTTTGCATCTCCAGAAACAAAAGGTTTTTTCACAGTATTTCTAATAGGAACCGTGTTAGGAACCCCATTCATAAGTTTACTAACAAGTGTTCTAGCACATTTAATTCCATTACATCCATTCGCTTATGGTATGGCATGTGGTATAGGCAGTGCCAGTATGAACGCAGCTGCAGTAGCATCACTGTCAACCATATACCCACAATATGCAGTACAAATGGAAGCATTTAGTGGAATGGCAAACCTAATTGCAATGGTAACTGGAATGTATGTGTATATTTTTGTAGCATTACCATTAACAGAACGTTTGTATAACATATTAGAACCAATAACTGCCAAAATAACTGATAAAAAAATAAATGCAAAAAGGGAAAGTATCGAAAATGAAGTTTAA
- a CDS encoding YbjQ family protein produces MMMVTTPEIEGKTVKKYIGIVNGEGLIGANVYKDIFSGVRDVVGGRTSNYESELQKAREIALNSMQEKAKSLGANAILNVRIKYSNLGGTMGNTILVSVNGTAVLY; encoded by the coding sequence ATGATGATGGTTACAACACCTGAAATTGAGGGAAAAACTGTAAAAAAATACATAGGAATAGTAAATGGTGAAGGATTAATCGGAGCTAACGTATACAAGGATATATTCTCAGGAGTTCGTGATGTAGTTGGTGGAAGAACTTCCAATTATGAAAGTGAACTACAAAAAGCTCGTGAAATCGCATTAAACAGTATGCAAGAAAAAGCAAAATCTCTAGGCGCCAATGCTATACTAAATGTTCGTATAAAATACAGTAACCTCGGAGGTACTATGGGAAACACCATACTAGTCAGTGTCAATGGTACCGCAGTATTATACTAA